Proteins from one Deinococcus sp. AB2017081 genomic window:
- a CDS encoding nucleoside hydrolase gives MSLPTSPLPVVLDGDPGLDDAVAWLLALASPDLDVRAITAVHGNVPLALTVRNAGVTLALAGADRPYHAGADRPLVRGAVTAAAVHGATGLPAQNLPDPTQPPQAEHAVAALIRHGRAQPGGLTVIATGPLTNVALAFRLAPDLPELLREVVWMGGSTALGNRTPAAEFNALADPHAARIVFDSGVPLRMVGLNVTMQCIATPERVQALRDLGTRAGAVSAELLTFYAGVYRERYGLNGGALHDPLAVAAVLWPELLEWTAMDVQVEVHEGPNFGRTTCDVYGVTGRAPNARVAVGVDDPAFFDRLLRAIATVP, from the coding sequence ATGAGCCTCCCCACGTCTCCCCTGCCTGTCGTTCTGGACGGCGATCCCGGCCTGGACGACGCGGTCGCGTGGCTGCTGGCGCTGGCGAGCCCGGATCTGGATGTGCGGGCCATCACGGCGGTGCACGGCAACGTTCCCCTGGCGCTGACGGTACGCAACGCCGGAGTCACCCTGGCGCTGGCCGGCGCCGACCGCCCGTACCACGCGGGCGCCGACCGGCCCCTGGTGCGCGGAGCGGTGACGGCGGCGGCGGTGCACGGCGCGACCGGGCTACCGGCACAGAACCTGCCCGACCCCACGCAGCCCCCACAGGCCGAGCACGCGGTCGCAGCCCTGATCCGGCACGGTCGGGCCCAGCCGGGCGGGCTGACGGTGATCGCCACCGGGCCCCTCACGAACGTGGCGCTGGCGTTCCGGCTGGCCCCGGACCTGCCGGAGCTGCTGCGCGAGGTCGTGTGGATGGGCGGCAGCACCGCGCTGGGCAACCGCACCCCGGCGGCCGAGTTCAACGCGCTGGCCGACCCGCACGCGGCGCGGATCGTGTTCGACTCCGGCGTGCCGCTGCGGATGGTCGGCCTGAACGTGACCATGCAGTGCATTGCCACCCCGGAGCGCGTGCAGGCGCTGCGCGACCTGGGCACCCGGGCGGGCGCCGTGAGCGCGGAGCTGTTGACCTTCTATGCCGGGGTCTACCGCGAGCGCTACGGCCTGAACGGAGGAGCGCTGCACGATCCCCTGGCGGTCGCCGCCGTGCTGTGGCCGGAGCTGCTGGAGTGGACCGCGATGGACGTGCAGGTGGAGGTGCACGAGGGGCCGAACTTCGGCCGCACCACCTGTGATGTCTATGGCGTGACCGGCCGGGCGCCCAACGCCCGGGTCGCGGTCGGCGTGGACGATCCGGCGTTCTTTGACCGGCTGCTGAGGGCCATCGCCACGGTGCCGTGA
- a CDS encoding EamA family transporter, whose protein sequence is MPALPPVPAVILAMLSIQGGAVFAKMLFPQVGPPGATALRVGLAFLLLLALFRPRLQALRRADWQAIVPYGLTLGLMNLAFYQALSRLPLGLAVTLEFIGPLGLALILSRRVLDFVWVALAGVGIALIAPHGGNAGSAVDGLGVALALLAGAFWALYIVLGGVVGRRVPGVTGVTAGLLIASVICVPVGVAHAGTALLSLPVLAAGLGVAALSAALPFSLEMSALRVLNARTFGVMMSVEPAFGALSGLIFLHERLTPLQWAAMACVIVASAGVHLTSRQVESPVAA, encoded by the coding sequence GTGCCTGCCCTCCCCCCGGTTCCGGCGGTCATCCTGGCGATGCTCAGCATCCAGGGGGGCGCGGTGTTCGCCAAGATGCTGTTTCCACAGGTCGGCCCGCCCGGAGCGACGGCCCTGCGCGTGGGACTGGCCTTCCTGCTGCTGCTGGCGCTGTTCCGACCCCGGCTGCAGGCCCTGAGGCGCGCCGACTGGCAGGCCATCGTGCCCTACGGCCTGACCCTGGGCCTGATGAATCTGGCGTTCTACCAGGCGCTGAGTCGGCTGCCGCTGGGGCTGGCAGTCACGCTGGAATTCATCGGGCCACTGGGGCTGGCGCTGATCCTGTCGCGGCGGGTTCTGGACTTCGTGTGGGTGGCGCTGGCGGGCGTGGGGATCGCACTGATCGCTCCGCATGGCGGCAATGCCGGCTCGGCAGTCGACGGGCTGGGCGTGGCGCTGGCGCTGCTGGCGGGCGCATTCTGGGCGCTGTACATCGTGCTGGGAGGTGTGGTGGGCCGCCGGGTACCCGGCGTGACCGGCGTCACCGCTGGCCTGCTGATCGCCTCGGTCATCTGCGTGCCCGTGGGCGTGGCGCACGCGGGCACGGCGCTGCTCTCCTTGCCGGTGCTGGCGGCCGGGCTGGGCGTGGCGGCCCTTTCGGCGGCCCTCCCCTTCAGCCTGGAGATGAGCGCCCTGCGCGTCCTGAACGCCCGCACCTTCGGCGTGATGATGAGTGTGGAACCCGCCTTCGGAGCCCTGAGCGGCCTGATCTTCCTGCATGAACGCCTGACGCCCCTGCAGTGGGCGGCCATGGCCTGTGTGATCGTGGCCAGTGCAGGTGTGCATCTGACGAGCCGGCAGGTGGAGTCGCCAGTGGCGGCGTGA
- a CDS encoding peroxiredoxin, producing the protein MSVRPGDPAPVFEKRSDDGRTISLSALRGHWVVLFFYPRASSAGCSIEAQRFESALPEFERLGATVIGVSTDTEARQASFRDTCSLSYPLLPDSDREVCRAYGVMGGLSGLLNMAARETVLIDPEGVVAARWRSANPAAHASAALKHLRERPAVAGQPVPGT; encoded by the coding sequence ATGAGTGTCCGCCCCGGTGACCCCGCACCCGTGTTCGAGAAACGCAGCGACGACGGGCGCACGATCAGCCTGAGCGCCCTGCGTGGCCACTGGGTGGTGCTGTTCTTCTATCCCCGGGCCAGTTCCGCCGGCTGCTCGATCGAGGCGCAGCGCTTCGAGTCGGCGCTGCCGGAATTCGAGCGGCTGGGGGCGACCGTGATCGGCGTGAGCACCGATACCGAGGCGCGGCAGGCGAGTTTCCGTGACACCTGCAGCCTGAGCTATCCGCTCCTGCCGGACAGTGACCGCGAGGTGTGCCGCGCCTACGGCGTGATGGGCGGTCTGTCGGGCCTGCTGAACATGGCCGCCCGGGAGACGGTGCTGATCGATCCCGAGGGCGTGGTCGCGGCCCGCTGGCGCAGCGCGAATCCGGCCGCCCACGCCTCGGCCGCGCTCAAGCACCTGCGCGAGCGGCCGGCCGTGGCCGGACAGCCGGTGCCGGGCACCTGA
- the tilS gene encoding tRNA lysidine(34) synthetase TilS: MSDPPRPPVRVPRPLARPLDVYRAQTVVAAVSGGADSVALLVALHTIGARVVVAHLDHALRPESPADAAWVAALAADLGVPAVRERVEVAAVAARRGWNVEDAARRIRYDLLGRVARAHGARIILTAHTRRDHAETVLIQLLRGEAVLTGIPARRGPVRRPWLDVGRADLEAFLHANGQTWREDASNADPAYSRAWLRTQVMPVLTARYPGLEVALARLAHFQTQDDAALTAGAMALSPHAPRERVPLAVLRRRVRQDLRAAGLDVHAGHLDTLVAALHAGHTTHLTLPGGRDVTVTGGDLHLKPLDFAPPAFDRPDGWTLRTPASGDRIGLPGGTRLVSDVLTDRKVPRADRRRVPVLVDRSGQVQWIGLHPPVWAGGARETADQRADPLHTAMGEALVLAHEAAAGHEVPVGAVVLGPEGTVIGRGRNRSREHGDMTRHAELDALREAAVTLGTPYLTSCTLVVTLEPCPMCVGAALEARIGRVVYGAANPKAGALGGVTDVLAHHWGVRPTVVAGVRAREATRLLRETFAALRGQKAGAAGQEPVPEEGASR, from the coding sequence ATGTCCGACCCGCCCCGCCCGCCTGTCCGCGTGCCGCGTCCACTGGCCCGGCCGCTGGACGTGTACCGCGCGCAGACTGTCGTGGCGGCGGTGTCGGGCGGCGCAGATTCGGTGGCGCTGCTCGTGGCGCTCCACACCATCGGGGCGCGGGTCGTGGTGGCGCACCTGGACCACGCGCTGCGGCCCGAATCGCCTGCCGACGCCGCGTGGGTGGCGGCCCTGGCGGCGGATCTGGGCGTGCCTGCGGTGCGGGAGCGGGTCGAGGTGGCTGCCGTGGCCGCCCGGCGCGGCTGGAACGTGGAGGACGCCGCCCGCCGGATCCGCTACGACCTGCTGGGCCGGGTGGCCCGGGCCCACGGTGCCCGGATCATTCTGACCGCCCACACCCGCCGCGACCACGCCGAGACGGTCCTGATCCAGCTCCTGCGCGGCGAGGCCGTCCTGACCGGCATCCCTGCCCGGCGCGGCCCGGTGCGTCGGCCCTGGCTGGACGTGGGCCGCGCCGACCTCGAGGCCTTCTTACACGCCAATGGTCAGACGTGGCGCGAGGACGCCTCCAACGCCGATCCTGCCTACTCCCGGGCGTGGCTGCGCACCCAGGTCATGCCGGTCCTGACCGCCCGCTATCCGGGGCTGGAGGTGGCCCTGGCGCGGCTGGCCCACTTCCAGACGCAGGACGACGCCGCGCTGACCGCCGGGGCGATGGCCCTGAGCCCCCACGCGCCGCGTGAGCGGGTGCCGCTGGCGGTGCTGCGCCGCCGGGTGCGCCAGGACCTGCGGGCGGCGGGCCTGGACGTGCATGCCGGTCACCTCGACACGCTCGTGGCGGCCCTGCATGCGGGCCACACCACCCACCTCACCCTGCCCGGTGGCCGGGACGTCACGGTGACGGGCGGCGACCTCCATCTGAAGCCGCTGGACTTCGCGCCGCCCGCCTTCGACAGACCGGACGGCTGGACGCTCCGGACGCCGGCCTCCGGTGACCGGATCGGCCTTCCGGGCGGGACACGCCTCGTGAGCGACGTGCTCACCGACCGGAAGGTGCCGCGTGCGGATCGCCGCCGGGTGCCGGTGCTGGTCGATCGTTCCGGACAGGTGCAGTGGATCGGCCTGCACCCGCCGGTGTGGGCCGGCGGGGCGCGGGAGACGGCGGATCAGCGTGCCGATCCGCTGCACACGGCCATGGGGGAGGCCCTCGTGCTGGCCCACGAGGCCGCCGCTGGCCACGAGGTGCCGGTCGGGGCGGTCGTGCTGGGGCCGGAGGGCACGGTGATCGGGCGCGGGCGCAACCGCAGCCGTGAGCACGGCGACATGACCCGCCACGCCGAACTGGACGCCCTGCGGGAGGCCGCCGTGACCCTGGGCACGCCCTACCTGACGTCCTGCACGCTGGTCGTCACGCTGGAACCCTGCCCGATGTGCGTGGGCGCGGCGCTGGAAGCCCGGATCGGGCGCGTCGTCTATGGCGCAGCGAATCCGAAGGCCGGAGCGCTGGGCGGCGTCACGGATGTCCTGGCGCACCACTGGGGCGTGCGGCCCACCGTGGTTGCAGGTGTCCGGGCCCGCGAGGCCACCCGGCTGCTGCGCGAGACCTTCGCGGCGCTGCGGGGCCAGAAGGCGGGGGCTGCCGGTCAGGAACCGGTGCCCGAGGAGGGGGCGAGCCGGTGA
- a CDS encoding PEP-utilizing enzyme has product MTAPAPIRTPARWLPLEDHPAALSPLDVGIVRVGLEGRVRALLHALHLPDTDSLSTRLLTQQGGRLAVHAAHLDTLTAALSAEQILAVHVALGIAADAGPPAVPSARPRPEFIQQAAPGTRSVAQPGVSRPADSPATVLARAIVAHADDLGVLTAYNAALVTEALRGVTWHWLEQRSALHLELLCGLDTVGGAGAELASAAMHQVQSTLSGGRRSAARGLIDAARTQHAALAAHHAAQRQTRRAVIRASVQVASVLSRAGWLNRPADARWLTPTELRDALDGTLDPATLRGLTQLRRFQHAPPPPTPTWTLVDRQYSVVPLSPGVRDGELHVWIPGQPVPGGSIVLCEEARPWHRAQLAEAAAVILDRAGPLSSAALHERGAGRPAVSLRGRRPEWLQPGAYVRVNAHQGTVTLLRRADDALAGASTPAESPVAGGHGPATAHPADEVVLAGPPAAVPARAVPSELTAISLDFDPV; this is encoded by the coding sequence ATGACTGCCCCTGCTCCCATACGGACGCCCGCCCGGTGGCTTCCCCTGGAGGATCACCCGGCCGCGCTGTCGCCGCTGGACGTGGGCATCGTGCGCGTGGGGCTGGAGGGTCGTGTCCGCGCCCTGCTTCACGCGCTGCACCTCCCGGACACCGACAGCCTCAGCACGCGCCTGCTGACCCAGCAGGGCGGTCGGCTGGCCGTGCACGCCGCCCATCTGGACACGCTGACGGCGGCCCTCAGCGCCGAGCAGATCCTGGCTGTGCACGTGGCGCTGGGGATCGCCGCCGACGCCGGTCCCCCGGCGGTGCCGTCGGCCCGCCCCCGCCCGGAGTTCATCCAGCAGGCCGCGCCGGGCACCCGCTCGGTGGCCCAGCCCGGCGTGTCCCGCCCGGCCGATTCGCCGGCCACCGTCCTGGCCCGCGCGATCGTGGCGCACGCGGACGACCTGGGCGTGCTGACCGCGTACAACGCGGCCCTCGTCACCGAGGCGCTGCGGGGGGTCACGTGGCACTGGCTGGAGCAGCGCAGCGCCCTGCACCTGGAACTGCTGTGCGGTCTCGACACGGTCGGCGGGGCCGGTGCGGAGCTCGCGAGCGCCGCCATGCATCAGGTACAGTCCACCCTGAGCGGTGGCCGCCGCAGCGCCGCGCGCGGCCTGATCGACGCCGCGCGCACCCAGCATGCGGCGCTGGCGGCCCACCACGCCGCGCAGCGGCAGACCCGGCGCGCCGTGATCCGCGCGTCCGTGCAGGTGGCCTCGGTGCTCAGCCGCGCCGGCTGGCTGAACCGTCCGGCCGATGCCCGCTGGCTGACCCCCACCGAACTGCGTGACGCCCTGGACGGCACCCTCGACCCCGCCACCCTGCGGGGTCTGACGCAGCTGCGCCGCTTCCAGCACGCTCCGCCCCCACCGACCCCCACGTGGACCCTGGTCGACCGGCAGTACAGCGTGGTGCCGCTGTCGCCGGGCGTGCGCGACGGCGAGCTCCACGTCTGGATCCCCGGTCAACCCGTCCCCGGGGGCAGCATTGTCCTGTGCGAGGAGGCCCGCCCATGGCACCGGGCACAGCTTGCAGAGGCCGCCGCCGTGATCCTCGACCGCGCCGGGCCCCTGTCGAGTGCAGCGCTACACGAGCGCGGTGCGGGGCGCCCGGCCGTGAGTCTGCGCGGCCGCCGTCCCGAGTGGCTGCAGCCCGGCGCGTATGTGCGCGTGAACGCCCATCAGGGCACCGTGACCCTGCTGCGCCGCGCCGACGATGCCCTGGCCGGGGCCTCCACGCCGGCCGAGTCCCCCGTGGCCGGCGGCCACGGGCCGGCGACGGCTCACCCCGCCGACGAGGTCGTCCTGGCCGGACCACCTGCGGCGGTTCCGGCGCGCGCCGTGCCCTCGGAACTGACGGCCATCAGTCTGGACTTCGATCCGGTGTGA
- a CDS encoding carboxymuconolactone decarboxylase family protein, giving the protein MSDDPNGIPQEQYERGLSKRTQVMGGQYVAAALDPDAFGADFQRFLTAYAWGSAWGRGNLTDRERHMVTLAILAALGREKELEGHIRATENTGVSERDLSDVLHQVAVYAGVPAGLSAVNTARRVFAARDAQNEQ; this is encoded by the coding sequence ATGAGCGACGATCCGAACGGCATTCCCCAGGAGCAGTACGAGCGCGGCCTGAGCAAGCGCACCCAGGTCATGGGCGGGCAGTACGTGGCGGCGGCCCTCGACCCGGACGCCTTCGGCGCGGACTTCCAGCGCTTCCTGACGGCGTACGCGTGGGGCAGCGCGTGGGGCCGCGGCAACCTGACGGATCGCGAGCGCCACATGGTCACGCTGGCGATCCTGGCGGCGCTGGGCCGCGAGAAGGAACTGGAAGGCCACATCCGCGCCACGGAGAACACCGGAGTCAGCGAACGTGACCTGAGTGACGTGCTGCACCAGGTCGCCGTGTACGCGGGCGTCCCGGCTGGCCTGAGCGCGGTCAACACGGCCCGGCGCGTGTTCGCCGCGCGGGATGCGCAGAACGAGCAGTGA
- the glgP gene encoding alpha-glucan family phosphorylase, with protein MNVIGKVTVLPQLPPGLARLSELAYNLYWSWTPQAQALYQDLDPQNWERFHHNPVRTLLDVPQARLEQVAADPAYLARYAQVMADFDAYMGKTDTWASRNAPDMKPVAYFSMEYAYHESLPIYSGGLGVLAGDHCKSASDLGLPFTAVGMLFHQGYFTQLFDKDGWQNETYDELDLTTLPITPATTPDGQEARVSVRIGNRDIHTRLWNLNVGRIRVILLDANVPENSEEDRKLTARLYGGNQELRLQQYVLLGVAGIRALRALNIPGDVYHMNEGHAALLSLERIREQVESGLDFRTALETVASSTLFTTHTPVAAGNDAFGYDLVDRYLGKWPGRLATTRDDLYALARHEQVWDNHLVPTFSMTVFALNMSRAANGVSELHGEVSRKMWNFLYEGAEPEEVPIGHVTNGAHNLTFTSQAMRDLLSTVLPADWTERLEDEQMWTAVEQLTDEQLRGVQLTMKREMIAFVRSRMREQMLRNGASAADVAATDTLLSETALTIGFARRFATYKRATLLFRDRARLSRIVNNPDRPVQFVFAGKAHPADNPGKAFIQEIYKVSQEPEFRGKIVILENYDMNVARHLVQGVDIWLNNPRRPLEASGTSGMKASFNGSPNFSVLDGWWREGYDSTNGWPIGEEREYADLNVQDDADAFSLYHTLEHDIVPRYYGTAGGDDSWAHTVRRAIETCSPRFSMQRQVIDYVQKYYLPLAARGAAVAASGGAQAREIAGWKTWVRQQWPYTSLSAQATLPATTQPGQTVPVTAQVNAAGINLDQLRVEAVLDRSGHITRVPLTSQGDGTFRADVPLKDSGLYSVGVRMVPEIDGLSNDLEAGLIKWA; from the coding sequence ATGAACGTCATTGGCAAAGTCACTGTGCTGCCCCAGCTGCCGCCCGGCCTGGCCCGGCTGTCCGAGCTGGCCTACAACCTCTACTGGTCGTGGACCCCCCAGGCCCAGGCGCTGTATCAGGATCTCGATCCCCAGAATTGGGAGCGCTTCCACCACAATCCGGTGCGCACCCTGCTCGATGTGCCGCAGGCCCGGCTGGAGCAGGTGGCGGCCGACCCCGCGTATCTGGCCCGCTATGCGCAGGTCATGGCTGACTTCGACGCCTACATGGGCAAGACGGACACGTGGGCCAGCCGCAATGCGCCGGACATGAAACCGGTCGCGTACTTCTCCATGGAATACGCGTACCACGAGTCGCTGCCCATCTACTCGGGTGGCCTGGGCGTGCTGGCCGGTGACCACTGCAAGAGTGCGAGCGATCTGGGCCTTCCCTTCACCGCCGTGGGCATGCTGTTCCACCAGGGCTACTTCACCCAGCTGTTCGACAAGGACGGCTGGCAGAACGAGACGTACGACGAACTCGACCTGACCACGCTGCCGATCACGCCCGCCACCACCCCGGATGGCCAGGAGGCCCGCGTCAGCGTGCGCATCGGGAACCGGGACATCCACACCCGCCTGTGGAACCTGAACGTGGGCCGGATCCGGGTGATCCTGCTCGACGCCAACGTGCCCGAGAACAGCGAGGAGGACCGGAAGCTCACGGCCCGCCTGTACGGCGGCAACCAGGAACTGCGGCTCCAGCAGTACGTCCTGCTGGGTGTGGCCGGCATCCGTGCCCTGCGGGCGCTGAACATTCCGGGCGACGTGTACCACATGAACGAGGGCCACGCCGCGCTGCTGTCGCTCGAGCGCATCCGCGAGCAGGTGGAGTCCGGCCTGGACTTCCGCACGGCCCTGGAGACGGTGGCGAGCAGCACCCTGTTCACCACGCACACACCGGTCGCCGCCGGCAACGACGCCTTCGGCTACGACCTCGTCGACCGCTACCTGGGCAAGTGGCCGGGCCGTCTCGCCACGACGCGCGACGACCTGTACGCGCTGGCCAGGCACGAACAGGTCTGGGACAACCACCTGGTGCCGACCTTCTCCATGACGGTCTTCGCGCTGAACATGAGCCGCGCGGCGAACGGCGTGTCGGAGCTCCACGGCGAGGTCTCGCGCAAGATGTGGAACTTCCTGTACGAGGGGGCCGAGCCCGAGGAAGTGCCGATCGGGCACGTCACCAACGGCGCACACAACCTGACCTTCACGTCGCAGGCCATGCGCGACCTGCTCTCGACCGTGCTGCCCGCCGACTGGACGGAGAGATTGGAAGACGAGCAGATGTGGACGGCGGTGGAGCAGCTCACGGACGAGCAGCTCCGGGGCGTGCAGCTCACCATGAAGCGCGAGATGATCGCCTTTGTCCGCAGCCGCATGCGCGAGCAGATGCTGCGCAACGGCGCATCGGCCGCCGACGTGGCGGCCACCGACACCCTGCTCAGCGAGACGGCCCTGACCATCGGCTTCGCGCGGAGATTTGCCACGTACAAGCGGGCCACGCTGCTGTTCCGTGACCGCGCCCGCCTGAGCCGGATCGTGAACAACCCGGATCGCCCGGTGCAGTTCGTATTCGCCGGCAAGGCCCACCCCGCCGACAACCCCGGCAAGGCCTTCATCCAGGAGATCTACAAGGTCAGCCAGGAGCCCGAGTTCCGGGGCAAGATCGTGATCCTCGAGAACTACGACATGAACGTGGCGCGGCATCTGGTGCAGGGCGTGGACATCTGGCTGAACAACCCCCGCCGCCCCCTGGAGGCGTCGGGCACCAGCGGCATGAAGGCCAGCTTCAACGGCTCGCCCAACTTCAGCGTGCTCGACGGCTGGTGGCGCGAGGGCTATGACAGCACCAACGGCTGGCCCATCGGCGAGGAGCGCGAGTACGCCGACCTGAACGTGCAGGACGACGCCGACGCCTTCAGCCTGTACCACACGCTGGAACACGACATCGTGCCGCGCTACTACGGCACCGCGGGCGGCGACGATTCGTGGGCCCACACGGTGCGCCGCGCCATCGAGACGTGCTCGCCCCGGTTCTCGATGCAGCGTCAGGTCATCGACTACGTACAGAAGTACTACCTGCCGCTCGCGGCGCGTGGCGCAGCGGTTGCGGCCAGCGGCGGTGCCCAGGCCCGAGAGATCGCCGGCTGGAAGACCTGGGTGCGCCAGCAGTGGCCGTACACCAGCCTCAGCGCCCAGGCCACCCTGCCCGCCACGACGCAGCCGGGTCAGACCGTGCCCGTGACCGCCCAGGTCAATGCTGCCGGCATCAATCTCGATCAGCTGCGCGTCGAGGCGGTGCTCGACCGCAGCGGGCACATCACCCGCGTGCCGCTCACCAGCCAGGGTGACGGCACGTTCCGCGCCGACGTGCCCCTGAAGGACAGCGGCCTGTACTCGGTGGGCGTGCGCATGGTTCCCGAGATCGACGGCCTGAGCAACGACCTCGAGGCCGGGCTGATCAAGTGGGCGTGA